One window of the Mixophyes fleayi isolate aMixFle1 chromosome 6, aMixFle1.hap1, whole genome shotgun sequence genome contains the following:
- the COIL gene encoding coilin isoform X2 gives MASSDRVPPFSKMAAAARGDVRVRLMFEYPPPAIPESCMFWILLDTQRCRVVTDLTSIIRQRFFYSHRGALSLYVDDCLLLPGENIRVIRDNDSIRVKWDETYPEEDVDNSPSKANPPKKSKKRHRQKSEDESEEYTGLKHKKQKRLQSLASDTDIVEKVRKEKKKKKKVISDKKIVQSEQVSESPRKKSVKENKKHKEPSPVKESRTNLPKPNCEPQNKRLRPSSSSDSSLSSSDSDRESTTVLKKPLKTQDKPSSNVSITKTLISSSGKTVRKESSSSDSDSSEKGNTKKSVKEATVTPLAGTSEKPLEKNVTSSSDSSDSDNFVIKKPIAVPPVPGAVSPCITNGHVAKSTNQQGPLHNPGALGRGIGRGRGTDNIPWRGRGFRGRGDFRNQGRGRGDGNQFFYNSDTQMLKEQQLNEPATNTSILIQLLSHKNLDGEGSTYITHYNLWST, from the exons ATGGCGTCATCAGACCGCGTCCCACCCTTTAGTAAGATGGCGGCGGCCGCTCGTGGTGATGTACGAGTCCGGCTAATGTTCGAGTACCCGCCGCCCGCCATCCCGGAGAGCTGCATGTTCTGGATCCTGCTGGACACTCAGCGCTGCCGGGTGGTGACCGATTTAACCAGCATCATCCGCCAGCGCTTCTTCTACAGCCACCGGGGGGCGCTGTCTCTCTATGTGGATGACTGCCTGCTGCTCCCCGGGGAGAACATCCGAGTCATCCGGGATAACGACTCCATCAG AGTAAAGTGGGATGAAACTTATCCAGAAGAAGACGTGGACAATAGCCCAAGTAAAGCCAATCCACCTAAGAAGTCCAAaaagagacacagacagaaatcTGAAGATGAAAGTGAGGAATATACCGGCTTAAAGCACAAAAAACAGAAACGTCTGCAGAGCCTGGCCTCGGACACCGACATTGTGGAGAAAGTCAggaaggaaaagaagaagaaaaaaaaggttatttCCGATAAGAAAATTGTGCAATCTGAGCAGGTCTCTGAAAGTCCCAGGAAAAAGTCTGTTAAAGAGAATAAGAAACACAAGGAACCATCTCCAGTTAAAGAATCCAGGACAAATCTTCCTAAACCAAACTGTGAACCTCAAAACAAGAGATTGCGGCCGAGCTCCAGCAGTGACTCCTCTTTGTCTTCATCGGATAGTGACCGTGAATCCACCACAGTACTAAAGAAGCCTTTAAAAACTCAAGATAAACCCTCTTCCAATGTTTCTATAACAAAGACTCTGATCAGCTCTTCTGGGAAGACCGTGAGGAAGGAGAGTTCCTCTTCTGATTCAGACTCTAGTGAAAAAGGCAACACAAAAAAGAGCGTAAAGGAGGCAACTGTGACGCCGTTGGCCGGTACATCTGAGAAACCGCTGGAGAAGAACGTGACATCCAGCTCTGACAGCTCAGACTCTGATAACTTTGTTATCAAGAAGCCAATAGCGGTGCCACCTGTGCCAGgcgctgtctcaccttgtataaCTAATGGGCACGTTGCAAAGAGTACAAATCAACAGGGGCCACTGCATAATCCCGGAGCATTGGGCCGTGGGATAGGAAGGGGACGAGGGACTGATAACATTCCTTGGAGGGGCCGTGGGTTTAGGGGCAGAGGAGACTTTAGAAACCAAGGGAGAGGCAGAGGGGACGgcaatcaattcttttacaattCTGACACACAGATGCTAAAAGAGCAGCAGTTAAATGAGCCTGCAACCAACACTTCTATTTTAATCCAG